One stretch of Thermus thermamylovorans DNA includes these proteins:
- a CDS encoding adenosylcobinamide-GDP ribazoletransferase, protein MWRTLRLALALLTVFPLAPKEARPEEFRQTTPFFPLAGYALGLPLALLAILPLPEGLFAALALALLLGLTGFLHLDGLLDVADALLGARPREERLRLLKDPHLGAFAFGVGGLYLLLLWQALALAREPLFLLLLPGFARFAILLFLHRYPLLGPGMAGLVRGGPWAWGLLFAWPFPALYPLPALLVLLAAWGVAHLAARRLGGLNGDVLGAMIALSELAGLLGYALWKAPGG, encoded by the coding sequence ATGTGGCGGACCCTGCGCCTGGCCCTGGCCCTCCTCACCGTCTTCCCCTTGGCTCCCAAGGAGGCCCGCCCCGAGGAGTTCCGCCAAACCACCCCCTTCTTCCCCCTGGCGGGCTACGCCCTGGGGCTTCCCCTCGCCCTCCTGGCCATCCTCCCCCTCCCCGAGGGGCTCTTCGCCGCCCTGGCCCTGGCCCTCCTCCTCGGCCTCACGGGCTTCCTGCACCTGGATGGCCTTCTGGACGTCGCCGATGCCCTTCTCGGGGCAAGGCCCAGGGAGGAGCGGCTCCGCCTCCTCAAGGACCCCCACCTGGGGGCCTTCGCCTTCGGGGTAGGGGGGCTCTACCTCCTCCTCCTCTGGCAGGCCCTGGCCCTGGCCCGGGAGCCTCTCTTCCTCCTCCTCCTGCCCGGGTTCGCCCGCTTCGCCATCCTCCTCTTCCTCCACCGCTACCCCCTCCTGGGCCCGGGCATGGCGGGGCTTGTCCGCGGGGGGCCCTGGGCCTGGGGTCTCCTTTTCGCCTGGCCCTTTCCCGCCCTCTACCCCTTGCCCGCCCTCCTGGTCCTCCTCGCGGCCTGGGGGGTGGCCCACCTGGCGGCGCGGAGGCTTGGGGGGCTGAATGGGGACGTGCTGGGGGCCATGATCGCCCTTTCGGAGCTTGCCGGCCTGCTAGGCTATGCCCTATGGAAAGCCCCAGGCGGGTGA